From the genome of Chanos chanos chromosome 5, fChaCha1.1, whole genome shotgun sequence, one region includes:
- the scn12aa gene encoding sodium channel, voltage gated, type XII, alpha a, producing the protein MATMLLPTGPDGLRRFTRESLAAIERRIAEEQARNAKDHQEDSGNAEHARPRVDLEAGKGLPRIFGDIPTGLVGVPLEDIDPYYFKNQKTFIALNKGKAIFRFSATSALYIFSPFHPIRRIAIRILVHSLFSFFIMCTILTNCCFMAMSDPAQWTKYLEYTFTGIYTFESLIKILARGFCVGPFTFLRDPWNWLDFSVIVMAYVTEFVDLGNVSALRTFRVLRALKTISVIPGLKTIVGALIQSVRKLADVMILTVFCLSVFALIGLQLFMGILRQKCVRSTAHCVNSSYTGNGTFFCNNRTWLSMKDFITNEDNYYKIEGAKDALICGYSSDAGKCPDGFDCLKTGRNPNYGYTSFDSFGWAFLALFRLMTQDYWENLYHQTLRSAGKTYMIFFVLVIFLGSFYLVNLILAVVAMAYEEQNQATIAEAWQKEREFQLAMEQLRREQRALARKNREAEMARSLELTPSPFTLKDVKEQRTRIRSHRTLSEETEDDSDPKSPKFDPFDEPTPAHPLLATLSSHPLSTRRGSQVSIFTFRARNNSEADFADDEVSVHGDGRSRAGSTLTPWHKRRTGSVRSHCSHVFTPSLNINGRLNVSLDQNGITCIAPHTPTSLPACSMEKVKEDTEPVCQEETSAEAPKQTVEKQEAAQAQPVRRKRGLSSISFFSDAFDELEESRQKCPPCWYEFAQKHLIWTCWPGWLKLKEGVKLIVMDPFLDLAITICIVLNTLFMALEHYPMTEEFDRMLSVGNLVFTGIFTAEMVFKLVALDPYYYFQQGWNIFDGIIVCLSLMELGLSNVEGLSVLRSFRLLRVFKLAKSWPTLNTLIKIIGNSVGALGNLTLVLAIIVFIFAVVGMQLFGKNYQDCVCKISKDCTLPRWHMKDFFHSFLIVFRVLCGEWIETMWDCMEVAGQPLCILVFMLVMVIGNLVVLNLFLALLLSSFSSDNLSAPEEDGEMNNLQIAIARTHSGISWLLRAVVDLCTGNFKKRRKKAKEAYTSMKEHTGLNHVESNGTVGGVGLYGEKCIVHEGEDSYMTNPNLTICVPIAPGESDVEFPEEEEEEDTETSEDEDNKEELISLSEGSTVDLRKTGEEEYEYSETDDDAMEPEECFPEFCVRRCKCCEINTKRGLGQAWWRFRKTCYQIVEHSWFETFIIFMILLSSGALAFEDIYIEKRKVVKVVLEYADKVFSYIFVLEMFLKWIAYGFKKYFTNYWCWLDFLIVDISTHSFNDRVSLISLVANSLGYSDFGAIKSLRTLRALRPLRALSRFEGMRVVVNALIGAIPSIMNVLLVCLIFWLIFSIMGVNLFAGKFGKCVNRTGYIHNASLVNNKSECLAMNDTQFYWTKVKVNFDNVGIGYLSLLQVATFKGWMEIMYAAVDSRAVDEQPIKEINLYMYLYFVIFIIFGSFFTLNLFIGVIIDNFNQQKRKISGQDIFMTAEQKKYYNAMKKLGSKKPQKPIPRPTNILQGFFFDLVSKQAFDISIMMLIILNMITMMVETDEQSARMESILNNVNLAFIVIFTTECLIKIFALRCYFFTISWNIFDFVVVILSIVGIVLADIIEKYFVSPTLFRVIRLARIGRVLRLIRAAKGIRTLLFALMMSLPALFNIGLLLFLVMFIYAIFGMANFAYVKKQGGIDDMFNFETFGNSIICLFQITTSAGWDNLLDPILNNSPEECNPTITNTGTNTKGNCGNPSVGITFFVSYIIISFLIVVNMYIAIILENFSVATEESTEPLSEDDFEMFYEVWEKFDVEASHFIEYSKLSAFADSLSEPLRIAKPNKIKLISMDLPMVSGDKIHCLDILFAFTKRVLGESGEMDALKQQMEEKFMMANPSKISYEPITTTLRRKQEEMSAVIIQRAYRKHLVRRQVKQASYLYRQIKQETSMDVEEAPETEGLIACMIKENYCPEKQVTVESLYSASSPPSYESVTRATSDFLQVLIPGHRDTEHCEPCSSTDAHDEIFR; encoded by the exons ATGGCAACCATGCTGTTACCAACGGGTCCTGATGGCTTGCGCCGGTTCACTCGCGAATCCTTGGCTGCCATCGAGCGACGGATTGCCGAGGAGCAGGCCAGGAATGCCAAGGATCACCAGGAGGACAGTGGCAACGCGGAGCATGCCAGGCCTCGTGTCGACCTGGAGGCGGGCAAAGGGCTGCCGCGCATCTTTGGCGATATTCCCACAGGACTTGTTGGCGTTCCTCTGGAAGACATCGATCCTTACTACTTCAAAAACCAGAAA ACGTTTATAGCTCTAAATAAGGGGAAGGCCATCTTCCGATTCAGTGCCACTTCAGCCCTCTATATCTTTAGCCCATTTCATCCTATTAGGAGGATCGCCATAAGAATCCTAGTGCATTC attattcagtttttttataATGTGTACAATACTGACCAACTGCTGCTTCATGGCTATGTCAGACCCTGCACAGTGGACTAAGTACCTTGA GTACACTTTCACTGGTATTTATACATTTGAGTCATTGATAAAGATACTGGCCAGAGGATTCTGTGTGGGACCCTTCACTTTCCTCAGAGATCCATGGAACTGGCTGGACTTCAGTGTGATTGTTATGGC ATATGTAACAGAGTTTGTGGATCTTGGCAACGTCTCAGCATTACGAACATTTAGAGTTCTTCGAGCACTTAAAACAATATCTGTGATCCCAG GTCTGAAAACCATAGTTGGCGCTCTGATCCAGTCGGTGAGGAAGCTGGCAGACGTGATGATTCTGACGGTGTTCTGCCTCAGCGTCTTTGCTCTCATCGGCCTGCAACTCTTCATGGGCATCCTGCGACAGAAGTGCGTGAGGAGCACGGCACATTGTGTCAACTCATCCTACACTGGCAATGGCACCTTCTTCTGCAACAACAGGACCTGGCTCTCGATGAAAGACTTTATCACTAACGAAG ACAATTACTACAAAATTGAAGGAGCCAAGGATGCCTTAATATGTGGATATAGCAGTGATGCTGG AAAGTGCCCTGATGGGTTTGATTGTTTGAAAACGGGGAGGAACCCAAACTATGGCTACACAAGTTTTGACAGCTTTGGCTGGGCCTTTCTGGCTCTCTTCAGGCTTATGACTCAAGACTACTGGGAAAACCTCTATCACCAG ACTCTTCGCTCTGCTGGGAAGACCTATATGATTTTCTTTGTGCTGGTGATCTTCCTTGGCTCCTTCTACTTGGTGAACTTGATCCTTGCTGTGGTGGCCATGGCGTATGAGGAGCAGAACCAGGCCACTATTGCAGAGGcctggcagaaagagagagagtttcagcTAGCTATGGAGCAGCTACGCAGAGAGCAGAGG GCTTTAGCACGAAAAAATAGGGAGGCAGAGATGGCTCGGTCCCTGGAGTTAACCCCCTCTCCTTTCACTCTGAAAGATGTCAAAGAGCAGCGTACCCGGATCCGCTCCCACCGCACCCTCTCAGAGGAAACCGAGGATGACTCTGACCCCAAATCACCAAAATTTGACCCCTTCGATGAGCCCACG CCAGCCCATCCTCTCCTGGCTACGTTGTCCTCTCATCCTTTGAGCACACGGCGAGGCAGTCAGGTCAGCATCTTCACTTTCCGCGCCCGAAATAACTCTGAGGCCGACTTCGCCGACGATGAGGTCAGCGTCCATGGCGATGGACGGAGTCGTGCAGGCTCCACCCTGACACCGTGGCACAAACGTCGCACGGGCAGTGTGAGAAGCCATTGCTCCCATGTTTTCACTCCCAGCCTCAACATCAACGGTCGACTCAACGTATCTCTCGACCAGAACGGCATTACCTGCATCGCACCCCACACGCCTACCTCTCTGCCTGCTTGTAGCATGGAGAAGGTGAAAGAAGACACA GAGCCTGTGTGTCAGGAGGAGACAAGTGCTGAGGCCCCCAAACAGACGGTGGAAAAGCAGGAGGCAGCTCAAGCCCAGCCTGTCCGAAGGAAAAGAGGACTGAGCTCCATCAGTTTCTTTAGTGACGCCTTCGATG AGCTGGAGGAGTCCCGTCAGAAGTGCCCGCCCTGCTGGTATGAATTTGCACAGAAGCACCTGATTTGGACGTGCTGGCCAGGCTGGCTGAAGCTGAAGGAAGGGGTGAAGCTCATCGTCATGGATCCATTCCTGGACCTGGCTATCACCATCTGTATCGTACTTAATACCCTGTTTATGGCTCTGGAACACTACCCCATGACAGAAGAGTTCGACCGCATGCTAAGCGTGGGGAACCTG GTTTTCACAGGGATTTTTACGGCTGAAATGGTCTTTAAACTAGTTGCACTGGACCCATACTACTACTTCCAGCAGGGCTGGAACATCTTTGACGGGATTATCGTTTGCCTCAGTCTGATGGAGTTGGGCCTGTCCAATGTGGAGGGGCTATCTGTGCTCCGCTCGTTCAGACTG CTGAGAGTCTTCAAGCTAGCCAAATCCTGGCCGACCCTGAACACTCTAATCAAAATCATCGGTAATTCGGTGGGTGCCCTGGGTAACCTGACCCTGGTCTTGGCCATCATTGTCTTCATCTTTGCTGTGGTGGGCATGCAGCTCTTCGGCAAGAACTACCAGGACTGCGTGTGTAAGATCTCCAAGGATTGCACACTGCCTCGCTGGCATATGAAAGACTTCTTCCACTCCTTCCTCATTGTCTTCAGAGTCCTGTGCGGAGAATGGATCGAGACCATGTGGGACTGTATGGAAGTGGCAGGACAACCTCTCTGCATTCTGGTCTTCATGCTGGTGATGGTCATAGGCAACCTGGTG GTGCTGAATCTGTTCCTGGCTCTGCTCTTGAGCTCCTTCAGCTCTGATAACCTGTCAGCTCCGGAAGAAGACGGGGAGATGAACAACCTACAGATCGCCATCGCACGTACCCACTCTGGCATCTCATGGCTTTTAAGAGCCGTCGTCGACCTCTGCACCGGAAACTTCAAGAAACGGAGGAAGAAGGCCAAAGAGGCTTACACTTCAATGAAGGAGCACACTGGGCTTAACCATGTGGAGAGCAATGGCACTGTGGGAGGAGTTGGCCTCTATGGAGAGAAATGTATTGTTCATGAAGGAGAGGATAGTTATATGACCAACCCTAACCTGACTATATGCGTTCCCATAGCACCAGGGGAATCGGATGTAGAGTTcccagaagaagaggaagaggaggatacAGAGACATCTGAGGATGAAGACAATAAAGAG GAATTGATCAGCCTTTCAGAGGGGAGTACAGTGGAcctgaggaagacaggagaggaAGAATATGAGTACTCGGAGACAGATGATGATGCCATGGAACCAGAAGAGTGCTTCCCAGAGT tctgtgtgcGTCGCTGTAAATGTTGTGAAATCAACACCAAGCGTGGTCTGGGGCAGGCGTGGTGGAGGTTTAGGAAGACCTGCTACCAGATTGTGGAGCACAGCTGGTTTGAAACCTTCATCATTTTCATGATCCTCCTCAGCAGTGGAGCCTTG GCATTTGAAGACATTTATATTGAGAAGAGAAAAGTGGTGAAAGTTGTGTTGGAATATGCAGACAAGGTTTTCTCCTACATCTTTGTTCTGGAGATGTTCCTCAAGTGGATAGCATACGGCTTTAAAAAATACTTTACCAACTACTGGTGTTGGCTTGACTTCCTGATTGTGGAT ATCTCAACACACTCCTTTAATGATAGG GTGTCCCTGATTAGCCTGGTGGCAAACTCACTTGGCTACTCGGATTTTGGGGCCATTAAGTCCTTGAGGACATTAAGGGCTTTGAGACCCCTCAGAGCTCTGTCCAGATTTGAAGGCATGAGG GTAGTGGTAAATGCACTTATCGGAGCAATTCCCTCAATCATGAACGTACTGCTGGTTTGTCTCATCTTCTGGCTCATCTTCAGCATCATGGGTGTCAACCTTTTCGCTGGTAAATTTGGTAAATGTGTCAATCGGACAGGCTACATCCATAATGCTTCGCTGGTCAACAACAAGTCTGAATGTCTAGCCATGAACGACACACAGTTCTACTGGACCAAAGTAAAAGTCAACTTTGACAATGTGGGCATTGGCTATCTTTCACTTCTGCAAGTG GCAACTTTTAAAGGTTGGATGGAAATCATGTATGCCGCTGTAGACTCTCGTGCA GTAGATGAACAGCCCATAAAGGAGATAAACCTTTATATGTACCTGTActtcgtcatcttcatcatttttGGATCATTCTTCACTCTCAATCTGTTCATTGGTGTGATCATTGACAACTTCAACCAACAAAAACGAAAGATAA GTGGACAGGATATATTCATGACAGCGGAGCAGAAAAAATATTACAACGCTATGAAAAAACTAGGATCCAAGAAGCCTCAAAAGCCAATTCCAAGGCccacg AACATTCTGCAAGGATTCTTTTTCGACCTGGTGTCAAAGCAAGCGTTTGACATTTCAATCATGATGCTCATCATCCTCAACATGATTACGATGATGGTGGAGACGGACGAGCAGTCCGCTCGTATGGAGTCAATCCTCAACAACGTCAACCTGGCTTTCATTGTGATCTTTACCACTGAATGCCTCATCAAGATTTTCGCCCTGCGCTGCTACTTCTTCACCATCAGCTGGAACATTTTTGACTTTGTGGTGGTCATTCTCTCTATAGTGG GGATTGTACTGGCAGACATTATTGAGAAATACTTTGTGTCTCCAACTCTGTTTCGAGTCATCAGGCTTGCCAGGATTGGTCGAGTTCTCAGACTTATACGAGCAGCCAAAGGAATAAGGACATTACTGTTTGCCTTAATGATGTCTCTGCCTGCATTATTTAACATTGGTCTCTTGCTCTTCCTTGTCATGTTCATTTATGCTATTTTTGGCATGGCTAACTTCGCCTATGTGAAGAAGCAAGGTGGGATCGATGACATGTTCAACTTCGAAACTTTTGGGAACAGCATCATTTGTCTCTTCCAGATTACCACATCTGCTGGTTGGGATAATTTACTCGATCCAATCTTGAATAATTCACCAGAAGAATGCAACCCCACAATTACCAACACAGGCACCAACACAAAAGGAAACTGTGGTAACCCCTCTGTGGGCATTACCTTTTTTGTCAGCTACATCATCATCTCCTTCCTCATTGTGGTCAACATGTACATTGCCATTATCTTGGAGAACTTCAGTGTAGCCACAGAGGAGAGCACCGAACCGCTGAGTGAGGATGATTTTGAGATGTTCTACGAAGTGTGGGAGAAATTTGATGTAGAAGCTTCACACTTCATCGAGTATTCCAAACTGTCTGCCTTCGCCGACTCTTTGTCAGAACCACTGCGCATAGCCAAACCCAACAAAATTAAGCTCATCTCCATGGACCTGCCCATGGTCAGTGGTGACAAAATCCACTGCCTGGACATCCTATTTGCTTTCACCAAACGTGTCCTGGGAGAGTCAGGTGAGATGGATGCTCTCAAGCAGCAGATGGAAGAGAAGTTCATGATGGCCAATCCCTCCAAGATCTCTTATGAGCCCATTACTACTACACTACGCCGCAAACAGGAGGAGATGTCTGCTGTCATCATTCAGAGAGCCTACAGAAAGCACTTAGTCAGGAGGCAAGTCAAACAGGCTTCCTACCTATACCGTCAGATAAAGCAGGAAACGTCAATGGATGTGGAGGAAGCTCCAGAGACAGAAGGGCTCATTGCCTGTATGATAAAGGAGAATTACTGCCCTGAAAAACAGGTGACGGTGGAGTCCCTGTACTCtgcctcctctccaccttcctATGAGAGTGTTACCAGGGCAACCAGCGACTTCCTCCAGGTACTTATACCTGGCCACAGGGACACCGAGCATTGTGAACCTTGTAGTTCTACAGATGCCCATGATGAAATATTTCGCTAG